A single genomic interval of candidate division KSB1 bacterium harbors:
- a CDS encoding addiction module protein has product MTEFEKITSHILSLPTEKRAELAEILIQSLDEKENEDVKGAWLLEIKHRDQEIRSGTAEMKSAQEVLHEAREQLRCMK; this is encoded by the coding sequence ATGACAGAATTTGAAAAAATTACTTCACACATACTTTCTCTCCCTACGGAGAAAAGGGCGGAATTAGCTGAAATTCTAATTCAAAGCCTCGATGAAAAAGAAAACGAAGATGTTAAAGGAGCTTGGTTATTGGAAATTAAACACCGAGATCAAGAAATCAGATCTGGAACCGCGGAAATGAAATCAGCGCAAGAAGTTCTTCACGAAGCTCGTGAACAGCTAAGATGTATGAAATAG
- a CDS encoding type II toxin-antitoxin system RelE/ParE family toxin has translation MYEIAIHVDAERELNAAALYYEESVEGLGQQFLDEFEEAISQIQKFPKASPIYEEEYRRYLLKRFPFGVIYRIDGDDLFIIAIAHLKRKPNYWVSR, from the coding sequence ATGTATGAAATAGCAATTCATGTTGACGCAGAAAGAGAGTTAAATGCTGCTGCGCTGTATTATGAAGAAAGTGTTGAAGGATTAGGACAGCAGTTTTTGGATGAATTCGAAGAAGCCATCTCTCAAATACAAAAATTCCCTAAAGCATCTCCAATTTACGAAGAAGAATACAGACGTTATCTTCTGAAACGATTTCCATTTGGCGTCATCTACCGAATTGATGGTGACGATCTTTTTATCATCGCGATTGCCCACCTTAAAAGAAAGCCAAACTACTGGGTATCTCGATAG